A part of Cannabis sativa cultivar Pink pepper isolate KNU-18-1 chromosome 6, ASM2916894v1, whole genome shotgun sequence genomic DNA contains:
- the LOC115725730 gene encoding uncharacterized protein LOC115725730, with protein MSRRSGTCLRCCLVVFAVVSALAVCGPALYWRFKKGISVEDQKASCAPCVCDCPPPLSLLKIAPGLANLSISDCGSNDPELKQEMEKQFVDLLTEELKLQEAVAEEHNRHMNVTFAEAKRIASQYQKEAEKCNTATETCEGARERSEALLTKERKVTSTWERRARQMGWEGE; from the exons atgtcgAGGCGATCTGGGACCTGCTTGAGGTGTTGTCTAGTGGTTTTTGCTGTGGTTTCGGCTCTTGCCGTGTGTGGTCCGGCTCTGTATTGGAGGTTCAAGAAGGGTATAAGCGTTGAGGATCAAAAAGCCTCTTGTGCTCCTTGCGTCTGTGACTGCCCTCCTCCATTGTCGCTTCTCAAGATTGCTCCTg GTTTAGCTAATCTCTCAATCTCAG ATTGCGGAAGTAATGACCCGGAACTAAAGCAGGAAATGGAGAAGCAATTTGTGGACCTTCTGACTGAGGAGTTGAAACTGCAAGAGGCTGTTGCCGAGGAACACAACCGGCACATGAACGTCACATTTGCTGAAGCAAAAAGGATAGCTTCTCAATACCAAAAGGAAGCAGAAAAATGCAATACTGCAACTGAAACTTGCGAGGGGGCCAGAGAGCGTTCCGAAGCATTGCTCACCAAGGAGAGAAAGGTAACTTCAACATGGGAACGGCGTGCTCGCCAAATGGGTTGGGAAGGAGAATAA
- the LOC115724955 gene encoding calmodulin-binding protein 60 E isoform X1, producing MDSSRTTRVEKRAYEEGIDEDDPEDDQLPDSKKRRLPALASVIVEALKVDSLQRLCSSLEPLLRRIVSEEIERALTKLGPAKLAGRSPPPRILAPQGRALQLQFKTRMPPHIFTGAKVGGEQGAAIHVVLMDMTTGSVVQTGPESGAKLNIVVLEGDFSEEANDDWTVEHFENYQVKEREGKRPLLTGDVHVTLKEGVGTIGDLTFTDNSSWIRSRKFRLGVKVSPGYCEGTRIREAKTDPFAVKDHRGELYKKHYPPVLHDEVWRLDRIAKDGALHRKLIGADIVTVEDFLRLLVKDTQRLRSILGSGMSNRMWENTVEHAKTCVLGGKLYVYYTDKTQCTGVVFNHIYELRGLVSDGQFLPLESLNNNQKVSVDSLVKSAYENWHEVIEYDGKVLNSQTNTRKGKVAALPPVASHNYASAHLSETTQNRQQLVPECSHQFQPENNQPSNPQPIEFHFARSDQTALMALNNNNNNNHQTVLPSNMDYMSGSTSAAVGCSYFPGDWLRPRDGQGLEDIVAEEIRLRSSEMLEGDDMQRLLKTFNIGVGMGTGVFGHADQSCYSYGVQYNPQMDQPFGQEREKSSGKAVVGWLKLKAALRWGIFVRRRAAERRAQLTELD from the exons ATGGATAGTTCGAGGACCACAAGGGTTGAGAAGAGAGCTTACGAAGAGGGTATTGATGAGGATGACCCAGAAGATGACCAGTTACCTGACTCCAAAAAACGCAGGTTGCCTGCTCTCGCCAG TGTAATTGTGGAAGCTTTGAAGGTGGATAGCCTGCAAAGACTATGCTCATCTTTGGAGCCTCTACTCCGCAGAATT GTCAGTGAAGAGATCGAGCGCGCTTTGACAAAGTTGGGTCCTGCTAAATTGGCTGGAAG GTCACCTCCGCCGAGAATACTTGCTCCACAAGGAAGAGCTCTGCAACTTCAGTTCAAAACAAGGATGCCACCTCATATATTCACGGGAGCAAAGGTTGGTGGCGAGCAAGGAGCAGCAATCCATGTTGTGCTGATGGACATGACCACAGGCAGTGTTGTGCAAACAGGGCCAGAATCTGGTGCAAAGCTGAATATTGTCGTGCTTGAAGGCGATTTTAGTGAGGAGGCTAATGATGATTGGACAGTGGAGCACTTTGAAAACTATCAGGTAAAGGAACGTGAAGGGAAAAGACCACTTCTTACAGGAGATGTACATGTGACCCTCAAGGAAGGTGTAGGTACCATTGGAGACCTTACTTTCACTGACAATTCTAGTTGGATAAGGAGCAGGAAATTCAGGCTTGGTGTTAAGGTTTCCCCAGGATATTGTGAGGGCACTCGAATTCGTGAAGCTAAAACCGACCCTTTTGCTGTCAAAGATCATAGAGGAGAAT TGTACAAGAAACATTATCCACCAGTTCTCCATGATGAAGTTTGGAGATTGGATAGAATAGCGAAGGATGGCGCTCTGCATAGGAAACTGATCGGTGCTGATATTGTAACTGTCGAAGACTTCCTTCGTCTTTTAGTTAAGGATACTCAGAGATTAAGAAGT ATCCTTGGAAGTGGAATGTCCAACAGAATGTGGGAAAATACTGTGGAGCATGCCAAGACATGTGTCCTAGGTGGGAAACTCTATGTTTACTACACTGACAAAACTCAATGCACTGGAGTTGTTTTCAATCATATTTATGAGCTCAGGGGCCTTGTTTCTGATGGGCAGTTTCTCCCTCTTGAATCTCTTAACAACAACCAGAAG GTTTCAGTGGATTCTCTAGTGAAGAGTGCTTATGAAAATTGGCATGAAGTTATAGAATATGATGGAAAGGTCCTAAACTCACAAACCAACACCAGAAAAGGTAAGGTAGCAGCACTACCACCTGTGGCTAGCCACAACTATGCCTCAGCTCACCTTAGTGAAACCACTCAGAACAGGCAACAGTTAGTCCCTGAATGCAGCCACCAGTTCCAACCCGAAAACAATCAACCATCAAATCCTCAGCCGATCGAATTTCACTTTGCAAGGTCTGATCAAACTGCACTCATGGCattaaacaacaacaacaacaacaaccatcaAACAGTATTGCCCAGCAACATGGATTACATGTCGGGTAGTACTAGTGCCGCAGTTGGGTGTTCGTATTTCCCAGGAGACTGGTTGCGGCCAAGGGATGGGCAGGGATTGGAGGACATAGTGGCTGAGGAAATCCGGCTCAGGAGTTCGGAGATGCTGGAGGGTGATGATATGCAGAGACTTCTGAAGACATTTAATATTGGAGTTGGAATGGGGACTGGAGTTTTTGGTCATGCTGATCAGAGTTGCTACAGTTATGGAGTACAATATAATCCTCAGATGGATCAGCCATTTGGGCAGGAGCGCGAAAAGAGTTCTGGTAAAGCTGTTGTTGGGTGGCTTAAGCTCAAAGCTGCTTTAAGGTGGGGAATATTTGTAAGGAGAAGAGCTGCAGAGAGAAGAGCACAGTTGACTGAGCTTGACTGA
- the LOC115724955 gene encoding calmodulin-binding protein 60 E isoform X2 has product MDSSRTTRVEKRAYEEGIDEDDPEDDQLPDSKKRRLPALARFVSEEIERALTKLGPAKLAGRSPPPRILAPQGRALQLQFKTRMPPHIFTGAKVGGEQGAAIHVVLMDMTTGSVVQTGPESGAKLNIVVLEGDFSEEANDDWTVEHFENYQVKEREGKRPLLTGDVHVTLKEGVGTIGDLTFTDNSSWIRSRKFRLGVKVSPGYCEGTRIREAKTDPFAVKDHRGELYKKHYPPVLHDEVWRLDRIAKDGALHRKLIGADIVTVEDFLRLLVKDTQRLRSILGSGMSNRMWENTVEHAKTCVLGGKLYVYYTDKTQCTGVVFNHIYELRGLVSDGQFLPLESLNNNQKVSVDSLVKSAYENWHEVIEYDGKVLNSQTNTRKGKVAALPPVASHNYASAHLSETTQNRQQLVPECSHQFQPENNQPSNPQPIEFHFARSDQTALMALNNNNNNNHQTVLPSNMDYMSGSTSAAVGCSYFPGDWLRPRDGQGLEDIVAEEIRLRSSEMLEGDDMQRLLKTFNIGVGMGTGVFGHADQSCYSYGVQYNPQMDQPFGQEREKSSGKAVVGWLKLKAALRWGIFVRRRAAERRAQLTELD; this is encoded by the exons ATGGATAGTTCGAGGACCACAAGGGTTGAGAAGAGAGCTTACGAAGAGGGTATTGATGAGGATGACCCAGAAGATGACCAGTTACCTGACTCCAAAAAACGCAGGTTGCCTGCTCTCGCCAGGTTT GTCAGTGAAGAGATCGAGCGCGCTTTGACAAAGTTGGGTCCTGCTAAATTGGCTGGAAG GTCACCTCCGCCGAGAATACTTGCTCCACAAGGAAGAGCTCTGCAACTTCAGTTCAAAACAAGGATGCCACCTCATATATTCACGGGAGCAAAGGTTGGTGGCGAGCAAGGAGCAGCAATCCATGTTGTGCTGATGGACATGACCACAGGCAGTGTTGTGCAAACAGGGCCAGAATCTGGTGCAAAGCTGAATATTGTCGTGCTTGAAGGCGATTTTAGTGAGGAGGCTAATGATGATTGGACAGTGGAGCACTTTGAAAACTATCAGGTAAAGGAACGTGAAGGGAAAAGACCACTTCTTACAGGAGATGTACATGTGACCCTCAAGGAAGGTGTAGGTACCATTGGAGACCTTACTTTCACTGACAATTCTAGTTGGATAAGGAGCAGGAAATTCAGGCTTGGTGTTAAGGTTTCCCCAGGATATTGTGAGGGCACTCGAATTCGTGAAGCTAAAACCGACCCTTTTGCTGTCAAAGATCATAGAGGAGAAT TGTACAAGAAACATTATCCACCAGTTCTCCATGATGAAGTTTGGAGATTGGATAGAATAGCGAAGGATGGCGCTCTGCATAGGAAACTGATCGGTGCTGATATTGTAACTGTCGAAGACTTCCTTCGTCTTTTAGTTAAGGATACTCAGAGATTAAGAAGT ATCCTTGGAAGTGGAATGTCCAACAGAATGTGGGAAAATACTGTGGAGCATGCCAAGACATGTGTCCTAGGTGGGAAACTCTATGTTTACTACACTGACAAAACTCAATGCACTGGAGTTGTTTTCAATCATATTTATGAGCTCAGGGGCCTTGTTTCTGATGGGCAGTTTCTCCCTCTTGAATCTCTTAACAACAACCAGAAG GTTTCAGTGGATTCTCTAGTGAAGAGTGCTTATGAAAATTGGCATGAAGTTATAGAATATGATGGAAAGGTCCTAAACTCACAAACCAACACCAGAAAAGGTAAGGTAGCAGCACTACCACCTGTGGCTAGCCACAACTATGCCTCAGCTCACCTTAGTGAAACCACTCAGAACAGGCAACAGTTAGTCCCTGAATGCAGCCACCAGTTCCAACCCGAAAACAATCAACCATCAAATCCTCAGCCGATCGAATTTCACTTTGCAAGGTCTGATCAAACTGCACTCATGGCattaaacaacaacaacaacaacaaccatcaAACAGTATTGCCCAGCAACATGGATTACATGTCGGGTAGTACTAGTGCCGCAGTTGGGTGTTCGTATTTCCCAGGAGACTGGTTGCGGCCAAGGGATGGGCAGGGATTGGAGGACATAGTGGCTGAGGAAATCCGGCTCAGGAGTTCGGAGATGCTGGAGGGTGATGATATGCAGAGACTTCTGAAGACATTTAATATTGGAGTTGGAATGGGGACTGGAGTTTTTGGTCATGCTGATCAGAGTTGCTACAGTTATGGAGTACAATATAATCCTCAGATGGATCAGCCATTTGGGCAGGAGCGCGAAAAGAGTTCTGGTAAAGCTGTTGTTGGGTGGCTTAAGCTCAAAGCTGCTTTAAGGTGGGGAATATTTGTAAGGAGAAGAGCTGCAGAGAGAAGAGCACAGTTGACTGAGCTTGACTGA
- the LOC115724955 gene encoding calmodulin-binding protein 60 E isoform X3 yields MPPHIFTGAKVGGEQGAAIHVVLMDMTTGSVVQTGPESGAKLNIVVLEGDFSEEANDDWTVEHFENYQVKEREGKRPLLTGDVHVTLKEGVGTIGDLTFTDNSSWIRSRKFRLGVKVSPGYCEGTRIREAKTDPFAVKDHRGELYKKHYPPVLHDEVWRLDRIAKDGALHRKLIGADIVTVEDFLRLLVKDTQRLRSILGSGMSNRMWENTVEHAKTCVLGGKLYVYYTDKTQCTGVVFNHIYELRGLVSDGQFLPLESLNNNQKVSVDSLVKSAYENWHEVIEYDGKVLNSQTNTRKGKVAALPPVASHNYASAHLSETTQNRQQLVPECSHQFQPENNQPSNPQPIEFHFARSDQTALMALNNNNNNNHQTVLPSNMDYMSGSTSAAVGCSYFPGDWLRPRDGQGLEDIVAEEIRLRSSEMLEGDDMQRLLKTFNIGVGMGTGVFGHADQSCYSYGVQYNPQMDQPFGQEREKSSGKAVVGWLKLKAALRWGIFVRRRAAERRAQLTELD; encoded by the exons ATGCCACCTCATATATTCACGGGAGCAAAGGTTGGTGGCGAGCAAGGAGCAGCAATCCATGTTGTGCTGATGGACATGACCACAGGCAGTGTTGTGCAAACAGGGCCAGAATCTGGTGCAAAGCTGAATATTGTCGTGCTTGAAGGCGATTTTAGTGAGGAGGCTAATGATGATTGGACAGTGGAGCACTTTGAAAACTATCAGGTAAAGGAACGTGAAGGGAAAAGACCACTTCTTACAGGAGATGTACATGTGACCCTCAAGGAAGGTGTAGGTACCATTGGAGACCTTACTTTCACTGACAATTCTAGTTGGATAAGGAGCAGGAAATTCAGGCTTGGTGTTAAGGTTTCCCCAGGATATTGTGAGGGCACTCGAATTCGTGAAGCTAAAACCGACCCTTTTGCTGTCAAAGATCATAGAGGAGAAT TGTACAAGAAACATTATCCACCAGTTCTCCATGATGAAGTTTGGAGATTGGATAGAATAGCGAAGGATGGCGCTCTGCATAGGAAACTGATCGGTGCTGATATTGTAACTGTCGAAGACTTCCTTCGTCTTTTAGTTAAGGATACTCAGAGATTAAGAAGT ATCCTTGGAAGTGGAATGTCCAACAGAATGTGGGAAAATACTGTGGAGCATGCCAAGACATGTGTCCTAGGTGGGAAACTCTATGTTTACTACACTGACAAAACTCAATGCACTGGAGTTGTTTTCAATCATATTTATGAGCTCAGGGGCCTTGTTTCTGATGGGCAGTTTCTCCCTCTTGAATCTCTTAACAACAACCAGAAG GTTTCAGTGGATTCTCTAGTGAAGAGTGCTTATGAAAATTGGCATGAAGTTATAGAATATGATGGAAAGGTCCTAAACTCACAAACCAACACCAGAAAAGGTAAGGTAGCAGCACTACCACCTGTGGCTAGCCACAACTATGCCTCAGCTCACCTTAGTGAAACCACTCAGAACAGGCAACAGTTAGTCCCTGAATGCAGCCACCAGTTCCAACCCGAAAACAATCAACCATCAAATCCTCAGCCGATCGAATTTCACTTTGCAAGGTCTGATCAAACTGCACTCATGGCattaaacaacaacaacaacaacaaccatcaAACAGTATTGCCCAGCAACATGGATTACATGTCGGGTAGTACTAGTGCCGCAGTTGGGTGTTCGTATTTCCCAGGAGACTGGTTGCGGCCAAGGGATGGGCAGGGATTGGAGGACATAGTGGCTGAGGAAATCCGGCTCAGGAGTTCGGAGATGCTGGAGGGTGATGATATGCAGAGACTTCTGAAGACATTTAATATTGGAGTTGGAATGGGGACTGGAGTTTTTGGTCATGCTGATCAGAGTTGCTACAGTTATGGAGTACAATATAATCCTCAGATGGATCAGCCATTTGGGCAGGAGCGCGAAAAGAGTTCTGGTAAAGCTGTTGTTGGGTGGCTTAAGCTCAAAGCTGCTTTAAGGTGGGGAATATTTGTAAGGAGAAGAGCTGCAGAGAGAAGAGCACAGTTGACTGAGCTTGACTGA
- the LOC115724956 gene encoding two-component response regulator ORR24 — MTVEDQRGEDGGSFDRFPVGMRVLAVDDNPTCLRILESLLRKCQYQVTTTNQAIKALKMLRKNRNRFDLVISDVNMPDMDGFKLLELVGLEMDLPVIMLSEYSDTKLVMKGITHGAVDYLLKPVRMEEVKNIWQHVIRRKKLDPCDQGKHSDQGKTCQESGEGGKGVTSIGLNQNATTNRKRKDQDEDEEDEGEYDEHESEDPSSTQKKPRVVWSPELHKKFCAAVHKLGPEKAVPKKILDMMNEEGLTRENVASHLQKYRLYLKRLPGANQQARLVAALRAKGCSYVCMDTLDGFGDMHTMNGSGRLASSALSSSYTHGGMLGRLNSPSGLTIGGISSNGLIQPGNPQSLSSSFSTLGKFQPSISVNQSASLFQGIPTLEHNKLQQTKSTAHIGEFNPLNSSSGFAVPASFPDMRVTPSSSSTVRSSSSNPLMGDQSSVRVTPLLPESFDGESRGSSDFLDHNHYNESWEVAVQSSNFSSITLLRECSSHGQIHSNNLGIPSTTAQISNSPHEFSSSNAFLEPLAGPRDGHGHGNFIGNAVQSADYTEKHRWDNHNLNQDFGTLNSIVDQLNGCTSSAFESNEIENSAMVAKTETNEDFIENIESLDDIMSAMMKRG, encoded by the exons atgactgtGGAGGACCAAAGGGGTGAAGACGGTGGCTCCTTTGACCGGTTTCCGGTGGGTATGCGAGTTCTCGCCGTTGACGACAACCCAACTTGCCTCAGAATATTGGAGTCCCTACTTCGTAAATGCCAGTATCAGG TTACTACCACTAATCAAGCAATCAAGGCACTAAAAATGTTGAGGAAAAACAGAAATAGGTTTGACCTTGTCATCAGTGATGTGAATATGCCGGACATGGATGGATTTAAGCTACTTGAGCTTGTGGGGCTTGAAATGGACCTACCTGTCATTA TGTTATCAGAATATAGTGATACCAAGCTTGTGATGAAGGGAATCACTCATGGTGCTGTTGACTATTTGTTGAAACCGGTTAGGATGGAAGAGGTTAAGAATATCTGGCAGCATGTTATCCGCCGAAAGAAGTTGGATCCTTGTGACCAAGGCAAGCATTCTGATCAAGGAAAGACTTGCCAGGAGTCTGGAGAAGGTGGGAAAGGAGTGACATCAATAGGATTGAATCAAAATGCTACAACTAATAGGAAGCGGAAGGATCAAGATGAAGACGAGGAAGATGAGGGTGAGTACGATGAGCATGAGAGTGAAGATCCGTCGTCCACACAGAAGAAGCCGCGTGTAGTTTGGTCTCCCGAGCTACATAAGAAGTTTTGTGCTGCTGTACATAAATTAGGCCCTGAAA AGGCTGTTCCTAAGAAAATTCTTGACATGATGAATGAGGAAGGACTTACAAGGGAAAATGTTGCAAGTCATCTACAG AAATATAGGCTTTACCTGAAAAGACTCCCTGGTGCAAACCAACAAGCTAGGTTGGTTGCTGCTCTGAGAGCTAAAGGTTGCTCTTATGTATGCATGGACACACTAGACGGCTTTGGAGATATGCACACCATGAATGGGTCTGGAAGGCTGGCAAGCTCAGCTCTATCATCATCTTACACACATGGTGGGATGCTTGGTAGATTGAACTCCCCATCTGGTTTGACTATTGGAGGAATTTCTTCAAATGGACTCATCCAACCTGGTAATCCTCAAAGCTTGAGCAGTTCTTTCAGTACTCTTGGCAAGTTTCAACCATCTATTTCAGTAAACCAAAGTGCAAGTTTATTCCAAGGGATACCAACTTTGGAGCACAACAAGTTGCAGCAAACGAAGTCCACTGCTCATATTGGAGAGTTCAACCCTTTGAATAGCTCATCCGGTTTTGCAGTTCCTGCTAGCTTTCCAGACATGCGAGTGACTCCTAGTAGCTCGAGTACTGTGCGTAGCTCTTCAAGTAACCCCCTGATGGGAGACCAATCTTCAGTCAGAGTGACTCCATTGCTTCCTGAATCTTTTGACGGCGAAAGCAGAGGTTCCTCTGACTTTTTAGATCATAATCATTATAATGAAAGCTGGGAAGTTGCAGTTCAGTCATCAAATTTTTCGTCAATTACTTTATTAAGGGAGTGTTCGAGTCATGGACAGATACATTCTAATAACTTGGGCATACCATCTACCACTGCACAAATCAGTAACAGCCCACATGAGTTTTCTTCTAGTAATGCATTTCTGGAACCTTTAGCAGGTCCTAGAGATGGACATGGCCATGGTAACTTCATTGGAAATGCTGTTCAGAGTGCAGATTACACGGAAAAGCATAGGTGGGATAATCACAACCTTAATCAGGATTTTGGTACTCTAAATTCCATAGTTGACCAATTAAATGGGTGCACTTCATCTGCCTTTGAGAGCAATGAGATTGAGAATTCAGCTATGGTTGCCAAAACAGAAACTAATGAAGATTTCATTGAAAACATCGAGTCATTGGATGATATAATGAGTGCCATGATGAAAAGGGGATGA